CGTAATCGGATCGATATCCAGATACCATGCCACGGTCGTTAATCGATCTAACACAGGGTCAATATAACTAATCTCAACTTGAGGCATCAGCAAAGCTAAATTTAGCTCGGCGCGGCGGATACCTGCGGATGTACCTTGATTAATGGAATGCAAGAAGATTGTTCTCGCTACCCATGTTGCAAAGGGAGACTTACCTGCTGCCTCCCACTCTTGGTCGTGTATTTGAGCATGGGCAAGCTTCCCATCAGTATTAAAAATATCAGCCTGAATTGGGCTTCGCATCAATGGACGCTCTAATCGTGACGTAAATTCACTGGTCACACCTTCATCTAAACCAATGGGAATATGGTGTGGATGAATCATTGGTATCCATACCGACATATCTTGCCAGAGATGCCTTACCACCATTGCAAGTAGTCGCAATGCCCCTCTTGTACGCTGGAAATTGGGAATAGATGCAATTTTTTTGGTTAATAAGTCAAATAATTCTGGCGAAAATGGATAGCTGGACTGCAATACTTGAGCATGGTTCGCATCTTTGCACCCATCAGGTAGATTTAGGCGACTGGATTTATAAACGCTTAAATAATCCTTTGCCGCAATATCAGCAGCTTTATCGTTAATACTTTGAAAAATCCTCTGCTTAACAATGTTGTAGATTTCAATATCTGTGCTGGGACTAAGTACCCGTTCTTGTCGAGCCGACGTTTGCAATGCTTCTTTTAGATCGTTGGTTTCTGCGCCAAAGGTATCGGATATCGAAGCTAGAGTGTAGACAAATACAATGTTGTTACAAGCTGCTGTTAAGTCCATCAGTGTAAATAGAAATGCAACGACTTGTTCAGATAGATCGCTTTTTCCCACGGCGATCGCTTTAGCACGTCGCAAATATTGAGCAATTTCATCCAGAATGATTACCGTCGGTTCTTTTTTGGTCAGCTTTTCGATGACCACTGTTCCTGGACTAACTTTCTGCTCATCCGAACCTCTAAGCAAGCTATAGCCTTCTACCCCGCCAATTTGATAAGCAATTTCACCCCACAGTGTATGTACTCTTATCCCTGACTCTTCATGCAATACACCATTTACTGGGTCAAGGTCTTGACAGGCGATCGCAGCAACTTGAATTGGGCGATCTGGAATAATTGTAATGTCATTTACAAATCTATCTAACCCACTTATTTGTCTTCCATTTTTCGCAATATGCCAAATCGCGATTTCATCGTGGGTCTTACCTCCTCCAAAACTAGTTTCTAAGCGAATTACTGGTGAACCTGTATCTGCACCTGTTAAACGCCCAAACACTTCGGATATCAGAGTCTTGAGTCCATTTGTCGGAAAAGTATTCGCGAAAAATGTATTTGGATCTTGATAAACTAAGGGCGCATTACCATCCACCACTTGCTTTAATTTTGCAGCAAATACATCCTCTGATAAGTTACCGCCAAGCACCTCATCGCGTGGTACACAGGTTTCAAAAATAGATCGGAGCATAGATTCAGTAGTGCAAGATATAGTTAACGATTGGTAGGCTTTTAGCTGTATATAACAATATGTATTCATAACACACTTGTTTCCTAGCATACGCTAACTGAGCTTAAACCTCACATCTGAGGAAGCCTTAGCGATTTCTATTAGGTTATTTCTGTCCTAAATATGACTAAAAGTATTCCAGAGAAATGTAAGAAGTGTGCAATGCTTTCGGCGACTCAGGCTCAAGAACTTCATGGTGAGTTAGGCGATCGCTGTTGGAATCCTGCTGTTTGCTATAGTCGCCGCTCCTATGCTCGTCATCGAGATCGCCGTAATCTGGTTCGCGCTCATAAACGTGGTGATTCTGATGAAAGTTTAGTTGTGAATATTGATGAGTTTGCGTCAGTATATTGGGCTGTGCTAGTGGTTTATCGGCAGGCAGGAACGGATACGCCGATTCATGCAATCGCGGCGCAAGTATGGAAAGGGCAAGAAAAGTTTGCGGCGGTTCCACCAATTCACTGTGCGGGGATGGTAGCGACTCAGGTGCATACATATGTGCAGAAAGTATTGGTTTTGCTAGAGTCAAATTATGGGATTAAGAAATTCGCTAGCCAAGAACGTCTCGATCCTTGGCTTTGCCCTTTGCGTCCTTGCCCTTGTCATCCTACCTAATTGGGTTTGTGAGCGTTTCGCAATCCCATCAAAACTTCTGGAGAAACTATGCAAGTTAAACAGCTTGAGTTGGATTTGTGGGATGTCCTTTCAACCGCGAGACAAACTCCTGAAGATGCTAATTTATCAATGGTGTTTGAGCTTTTGGATCTGACTCTGGTTGATCTCGATACGCGATCGCAGCTACGAGTAGCAGGAGAAGCTGTATGTCAGATTGCTGATTTGTTTTGCGATCGCTCTAGCTCTTTATTTGAGGAGTTACATTCTCGTGCAGTAAAGGGCGAACCGATCATGGCTGATGAGGCTTTTGATCGTTATGTGCGTCAGTCTATGGTGGTGGATTTTGAGCAGTTTATTGAGCATTTAGAAAGTTTACCTAGAAAGGCTCCCGAATATGCAAAAAATGGTAGTTCGATTGTTGGCGCAATTGATAAGGAGGTTTTGATTCAATCTTTGGCGCAGGAAAGTTTGCTTAGTTTTGAGGAGGAATTTGAGCGGGCGATCAGTACGGCTCATGCTGAAGATGTTTCGTCTTGGATTGAGGCGATTGCTTATTCGCTAAAGATTAATGATTTACCTATGCGTTTACTGGCTTTACACGATAGTTTGCAATTGCCCATCGTCGAGATTTGGCTAGGTTTACTTTTAGGTAATTTCAAACTGGAGCAAAAAGGCACTTTCTATAATTCAAACGAAATTTGGATTGGCTAAACTACATCTTGAAATCATTATATGATGACACCAAGATGTAATTATATGATTATTTTTTAAGCTTTTTAGTCAAAAACTTCTCATCAAATATGCGCTTAAATCTGACATATATTTATCAGATCTAATTTAGGAGAATTGCCAACACTCCAACAATGTTGTTCAATCTCAACCACAAATATTTATGTAATGACTACAAGATATAATTATATCTTGTAGTCATTACATAAATACACCAAGATATAATGAAACCTTTATGTATTTATAGGATTCGCAGAAAGGGCGCAACATCTATTTGATAGTCCGCTACTGCCTAAGCATTCTGGCTTTTGTTAATTCAGGTCATAATCCTTGAGTGAATTCGATGAAAGGGATACTAGATAAAGTTTTTGTTAATTTTAGAAGGTATTGGATGAAGATAGCACCCCAGAAAAAGTCAAGACACTAAAAGTCAGTAAATTCAGACAGCATTTATATAATAAGTTAAACATATAACTAAGTCTTGATATAAATATGTAATGACACCAAGACTTAGTTAGGTTAGCGTTTTAAATTTTTAATCGCACTTTCAGATCGTAATAAGATACCTTGCTTACGTCTATGATCATTGATTGCAGTTGCTTGCTGAGAAATTAATTTCATAACTTCTTCGTTTTGCTGGCAAATTTCCCATGCTGCTTCTATAAAAGCATCCTTAGTAATACCTTGCTCTGATTTCAAGTTATTTAATGCTTTATTGATTGATTTTCGGAGTCTAACAGTAGAGGCTACTTTTTGTTCTTCATGGTCTGTTATCGGCTGTGTTTCCTGAACCTCAATAAATTCCTGATTGTTACTAATATTATTAACCTCACTACCAATTGAGGTATCTCGATGCACTTTAGGACGTTTACTACGTCTCAAAAAATCTTCTATTTCTGCGGCACACATAGTTCTAAGTCCTCAACTACTTGAATAAAGGGGTGTTCCAAATCTCTATATCCAATTTCAGAAAGTGTTTTACCGTTATCCATCGCTTGTTTATGTCGTTCAGACTGCAAAATTGATGAAAAGACTCTGAGTTCTTCTTCGATAGCAGTAGCTTTGATGAGAGTCGTTGCTTTCTTGCTCGTAGTTGTTTGGTTTGCCCCAACCCACACATCTTTAAACGGTAGCACGCCCAAAATATCGCCATTGAGCAATTCAATGTCCTTCAACTCAGCAATTGTGTCAATAGTTCGTAGTAGGGATTGAACTCCTTTGATCGTACACTCGCAGGAAATAAGCAGTTTATTAGCTGCGCCCATACAAGAAATACACAATTGAGATCGCTGAGGAGGTGAGTCAATGATACAGAAGTCAAATAGATCATTGAGCGGTTTAAGATACTTACGAAGCATGAGACCACCCATGCCAGAGTCAGCTAAATGTTGCTGAATTTTATCTAAGCCATCATCACTAGGTATCAAAAATATATTGGGCGCTTCTAACTGATAAACAGCTTCAATGGGTTTTACAACTCCCTTTAGAACTTCAAATAAGCTCGGCTCATCTTGCTTGGTTTGATGTCTTGAGTAAAGTGTTAGAGAGCTTTGTGGATCGCCATCTACTAACAAAACCTTGTACTTGGCTGCCAGCATCCGAGCTACAAAGTAAGCGCAGCTTGTCTTACCCTGCCCACCAGCTAATGAACATATTGTTAATGTAATCATATAATGATGTGATTAGTTTTTGGTGTCATTACTAGATGAACCAATATATAATTACACCATTACATAAATAAAGCAATAGTGACATCCATGAATCTATAAGTCATTGAGTTATTTACTTGTAAGATGAGTCAAGCAATCATCTATCAGACCAATAGCTTCTATACAACATAAATAGACAAAACGGAAAGAGATGAGAACAACTTATACCGAGCTGAAGATGAAAGCCTTGTAAGCACGTAACTATGCAAATAAAGAGGGATATGTTCGGTAAAAAACTCAAAAATCCCAGCCAAAGTCTCCTTTATCGGAATCTCTTCAGTCAAAAACAACTCAGTTACACCAGTCCAAAGATCAACAATTTCTAGATCCGCAGGATCAGGAATCAATACCAGATTTTCTTTAGAACATTGGATCAAATTGTTATATAGGCTATCTAATAACAGTTTGATCCAATCAAAATGGTAACGCAGCATCCCGCGCTTAATCCCGAAATACTGACATAACTGGCGTTCTGACGCATTCAACAAATCAAAACCACCATCTGCAACAGCATTAATCACTTGAGCTACCTTAAGCTGCAAAAGCTCCAAATTAGACATCGCCTCCGCAGTAATATCACTAGACTTAATCAGCGTATGGGGCATATCACCCAGATTAAAATCTGACAAAAAGTAAATAACATCACCATTTTGAAAGCGATCGCCCGCCTTACGCCCAAAGCACTGCTGAATCGTAGCCAAAATATGGCGATCAATAAAAGCAGCAAAATCAGGATCTTTATCACTTGGATGTAACCCAGTCATCGCTACATAATCCGCCCGAAGCATGGCGATATTGGCGCAAGGAGTACCCACAATCACAAAGGTTTTGGCATTTTTAAAATCATTGGAACCACGGGAATCACGAAACCAGAAACCATGAGCGTCAGAATTAGCAAACTTTTTAAAATCAATCACCCTAGTCGAAGGATCGATTTCAGTAAGATGAGAAATAATCGCTTGAACTTTAGCTGTCTTCTCCTCACGACGCTGCATCCCCAAACGTCCTAGATTATGTACTTGATAAATCTTTGGCATAACCAATTCATCCGATTGCTTAATCGTATGAACAGGAGCATTGAGGCGCATTGATAGATCCGTGACATCAATCGTGGCATCCAGATAAAGATTAGCTGCCGACCTGTGAGCAATATCACGCAAACGCGAATCAGCCAAAGAAACTGTCAATTTCTCATATTGAATATGTAAATCACCGTGGGAAATAGCCCCAGAGAGAATATCCAAAAACTCTACCAACCATTGCTTCAAAACCTCACGGTCAATCTTTTGCCTAATTTCATCAGCATGGAAAGTAGTTTCTCGTTTTAGCAAAGCATGAAACTTAGCTAACTCGCGCTTATCCTTGCCCTTAGCATTCTCAAACTCAGAATCTGCAATTCCATCAACCGTATCGAGAATTGATAGATCAGGCTTCAGCAACTCAACCAGCAAAGTCGTATCAATAATTTCAGGAATAGCAGACTTAATCCCATGAAAATCAATCCCGTGGTAAGACTTATCAGCCAATAAACCATGCAATTTATTCAGCACATCAATAATTTGCTGTTTATGGTCAAGATTAGAACGAGAAAGCAAAGCGATCGCCTGATCCACATCATTACGATCAACTGAAATCTGGCGCATCGTCGTCAAACTTTCTGAAACTTCTTCCCAGACCAGCAAAGTTTTTGAATAATCAAACTCATCAGGACTAGGTAAACTCATGGGATGAGATCGCAAGATTTTAGAATTAAACGCGATCGCCCTCTGATGTCTAAAGCCAAACCCATCACCCGAACTACCTCGGCAAGCATTCAGTAAAGGACAAGTCTCACAAATGACCTTAGTATCAGCAACTCCTTTATCCCGCAGAGCAGAAATAGCCCCAGTCCGAGAGCAATTCGCCTGAGTATGCACAGACTCACCCGACTTAGCACGGCGCAACTTACCAGATTTATTAGTCAAACCATTGTGACGCGCAGGCAAAATCTCCCAATCCTGCAAAGTTGCTGTGGTGACATTGCGCGAATCATTAGATATATAGATAATCCGTTCAACACCATCAAATAACTCAGGACGCAAACGCCCCGCATCGTAACTTTTGCCCGTACCAGTTGCCGAAGCATCGAGGACATGCTTATGAGTTAATAATGAATCTCGCCAAGTTTCCATCCTTGTCCCAGCCTCATATACAAATTTAGGTAATGTGGGTTGAGGCGATCGCCTTGGGTTGTCAGATTTATTAGCAAAACCATTAGCCGCCTTCTTGGGGAAAAGTTTATCTTTCAACCATTGGAACGGTGAAAACTTAGGCTTGGGCTGGTAATTAGCAATCTGGAAAAACTGCTCAACCGTCAAAAGCTGAATCGCTGCGCCACTAAACAACTCATCAATATCATCATCCGTTTTAGAAACCTGACCCCACCAAAGAACATCAATGGCATAGCCAAGGTCAGCCAGAAAATCGAGATTTTTTTCATGGCGGCGCATCACGGACGGATTAGCAATATCCCCCGCATCGATCGCATATTCCAACCTCGTTAACTCAGGATTAGCCCCAATTGCGTCAAAGTAACTTTGTAAAGTTTCTTTACTAGCGACAAACTGACCACCCGAAGCGCCGATCGCCGCACAACCACGCAACTTAGCAGCAAGATAGGGCTTAACACCTGTACCCTCAACTAAAACTACACGCTGACAATCAACCTGAATATCACCATGAAAAGCTAAAGGCAACTCACCATTTTGTTGCTGAGCAGAGATTCCAAAAGGTTTATGCCAGCGATAGCGTCCTGAATCAGCATCACGTAAACGGATTTGAAAACCAAGAATTTTGCCGTCAGGATTCTTAATTGGCAGAATATAGCCAGAATTAGTTGATTTAGCACCTAAATATTGAATTTCTAGCTCAGATAAGCCACGACTAACTAAATCAGCCCTATCTAAACTATCTAAGTCAAGTTTCTGCAAATAATTTTGATAAAGGCGATCGCGCTGAGATGCATCAGGCAACTTCGCTAACCCATCCCGCTTTGCCTTTTGTTGAGCCATCCGCAGTTTTAAATTTCTGTCACGACGCTCTTGACGATCTGACTCAAATTCGGGGTGCTTTCTAACATATTTTCCTGCAAAGTAACTGCCATTAGTTTCACCCAGATATTTCCAATCAGTCAAATCTGCATCACTGGGATGAGTCATGCACAGAACAAAATCTTGATTATCCGAAGCAATTCGACATTTTCCTGTGATGTCATCGCAGATCGGGCAAGGATTATTTGATTTAGTTGGTGAAAACTTTCGGGAAGAATACTGGTTATTTAGGGAGATCATTATTTTTGACCTCCCATGAGCTTGCCAAGGGAGATCTTTAGATAGATCTCCCTTGGCAAGTTTTGTGACTTTAAAAACATCTAAATTGTCCTGATTGTAAGGTTTGTAGCGATTTCAATCAGGAAATAAACAGACTTTTTGAATTCAGTGCGATAATCAATAATTGCTTTTTGCAAAATTTAAAAAATTTGCAGCAAAAACTGTTGCTAAACTTATATCTTGCGTTAAGATATAAGAAAGCGCTGAACAAAATTGCCGTCTCAAAGCAACATCTGTCCATTCCTGGATATTAAATTTAAAAACCTTCGGGTTTACAAGA
This Pseudanabaena galeata CCNP1313 DNA region includes the following protein-coding sequences:
- a CDS encoding ParA family protein — its product is MITLTICSLAGGQGKTSCAYFVARMLAAKYKVLLVDGDPQSSLTLYSRHQTKQDEPSLFEVLKGVVKPIEAVYQLEAPNIFLIPSDDGLDKIQQHLADSGMGGLMLRKYLKPLNDLFDFCIIDSPPQRSQLCISCMGAANKLLISCECTIKGVQSLLRTIDTIAELKDIELLNGDILGVLPFKDVWVGANQTTTSKKATTLIKATAIEEELRVFSSILQSERHKQAMDNGKTLSEIGYRDLEHPFIQVVEDLELCVPQK